TCATATGAATACCCGTCATATTGTCACCACCCGCGGCTGGTTTGGCGGTGGGGCCGATCTTAATGCGGCTATCCCCAATCATTTTGACACCAAGGATTTTCATAAAGCCCTTAAAAAATGCTGTGACCGTCACGGCGATGATTATTACGACAAATATAAAAAATGGTGTGATGACTATTTTTATGTGCCGCACAGAAAGCGTGCCCGTGGTGAAGGCGGCATTTTTTATGACCAGCTTTCGACCGACTGGGAGCGTGATTTTGCCTTTACCCAGGATGTTGGCCGCACTTTCAATGAAATTTATCCCGCACTGGTACGGCGCCATATGAATAAGGAATGGACCGCCGAAGAGCGTGAAGAATTATTATATTACAGAGGGTTATACGCCGAATTTAATCTTGTTTATGATCGTGGTACAGCCTTCGGCCTTAAAACGGGAGGCAATGTCGATGCCATTTTGATGTCGCTGCCGCCCCATGCAAAATGGAAATAACTTATCCCGATGGAATGGGCTAGTTTTGAAGCACAGATAAAAAATGAAGTCCGCAATATTGGCGGCAATTATGTCTGGACTGATGTCATTCTCCAGGGCAAATATCATATTCAGAAAAATGTCAAAACGGGCAGTTACCGTTTGCTTGATGGCCTTCGAAAAAGGATTCTGCTTTCCGATTATGATGACTGTTTTCATAAACTTAACGAACTTTCTCCTAAATTCGACCATGATCATCTGGTCCTGATGATCCATGGTCTTGGTCGCCATGCCGGTATTATGTATAAACCAAAAATAGCCCTGCGTAAGGCTGGCTTTTCGGCCCATTCGCTTAATTACGCGACCCTTTTTGAAAGTGTTGAGCAGCATGCCGATCATTTCACCCATCTGCTTGAAAATTTGAAAGGCATCAAAAAAGTTTCCTTCGTCACCCACAGCCTCGGCGGGTTGGTGGTGCGGGAAATATTAAGCCGTGCGCAAGAATGGAACGGCGTTAAGGCATATAAGCTAGTCATGATGGGCACCCCGAATAAAGGGGCTCAGATTGCAGAATTTCTTAATCGTTTGAAACTTTATCAGTTTATCAGTGGCCCGTCCGGACAGGATGTCAGACCCATGAAAAAAATCAAAAACCTGCCAGAACCCCCTATTCCGACATTGGTCATCGCCGGTGGCATGGGCAATGATATCGGCTATAACCCGATACTCAGCGGCGATAATGACGGTATTGTCAGGGTTTCTGAAACCCACCTTGACTGCCCCCATGACTTTAAATTGGTCAATGTCATCCATACCACCATTATGGATCACCCTGACAGCATCAAAGCCATGCTTGAATTTCTTGAAAAATAATAGGAAAATCGCCTGTTAATGCAGGGTCATTTTAAAATCATTCTTGATCCAGATTTCTTCCAGACGCTTAAGTTCCCCGCCCAGTTCGCGGCCCGCTTTCCAGCCCTGCTCCATCAATTCCTTGCCGCTGATCGGCAGTTGCGGAATTTCATACTCTTCAATATAGCTCAGCGTCTTAAGATCAAGCTTACCCAACCGGGTAAGGTTATGGATGACCACATCTTTTCCATATTGGTAAAGCACCCGTCTCAGGGTTTCCTTTCTAAGATCATGATTTTCATAAGGCTCTGTAAAGGATATCAGCTGATCACGCTGCCTGTTTGACAGCCTTAGCCGCTTTGACGCCTTAGAAATAATCTCCTTATCACCGGGCAAAAGACAGGAAAGACGACCGATAAAATCCTTTTGTCCCAGTTTCTTTTGCCGTTTGGCATATTTTAACAGTTCGTCATATTGTTCATATTCCGGCAGAATTTCACGCAATATACCAATTGCCGCCATCACCGGAATGATTTGCACAACCTGTTTTGACAACAGCAGCTTTTCAAATTCGTCCCTGACCCGCTCACCGGAAAGCTTTGCAATCATTGCTTTGCGTTCAACACAGGCAAGCATGCCCGCCTCATCAACTCCACCCACATCATAATTTGATGAAAACCGAAAAAAACGCAAAATTCTAAGCCCGTCTTCCTTTATTCGCTCGCGCGCATTGCCAATGAAACGGACCCGCGCCTTTTTTATATCCCTGAAACCCCCAAGCGGATCATGGATAGTACCGTCAATATCAAGATAAAGGGCGTTTATAGTAAAATCCCGCCGTCTGGCATCCTCGTGCCAGTCGTCAGTAAATTCTACCTCCGCATGGCGGCCATCGGTGCTGACATCACGGCGCAGCGTGGTGATTTCAAAATTTTTATCGTTTAACCGGGCGGTTATGGTGCCATGTTTCAAGCCCGTTGGAATGACTGATATCCCCGCTTTTTC
This region of Emcibacteraceae bacterium genomic DNA includes:
- the hemF gene encoding oxygen-dependent coproporphyrinogen oxidase, encoding MSTEEQKEKAKNWFEDLRDQICHSFEKIEDDITGVYTDLDPGRFERTKWYREDDPAKGGGTMAVMKGRVFEKVGVNVSTVYGEFSPEFAAQIPGADKDPRFWASGISLVAHMHSPKVPAVHMNTRHIVTTRGWFGGGADLNAAIPNHFDTKDFHKALKKCCDRHGDDYYDKYKKWCDDYFYVPHRKRARGEGGIFYDQLSTDWERDFAFTQDVGRTFNEIYPALVRRHMNKEWTAEEREELLYYRGLYAEFNLVYDRGTAFGLKTGGNVDAILMSLPPHAKWK
- a CDS encoding CCA tRNA nucleotidyltransferase → MNMNNVPLNIAGEKWLEDETLVRLMAVLNHEELSARIVGGAVRDALFNIFWKRERKIGDIDIASRYSPEKNRKILEKAGISVIPTGLKHGTITARLNDKNFEITTLRRDVSTDGRHAEVEFTDDWHEDARRRDFTINALYLDIDGTIHDPLGGFRDIKKARVRFIGNARERIKEDGLRILRFFRFSSNYDVGGVDEAGMLACVERKAMIAKLSGERVRDEFEKLLLSKQVVQIIPVMAAIGILREILPEYEQYDELLKYAKRQKKLGQKDFIGRLSCLLPGDKEIISKASKRLRLSNRQRDQLISFTEPYENHDLRKETLRRVLYQYGKDVVIHNLTRLGKLDLKTLSYIEEYEIPQLPISGKELMEQGWKAGRELGGELKRLEEIWIKNDFKMTLH